ACCGCGCGGCCGAGACCCTGGTCACGCCGTCGGCGGCGAGCACCACCTCGTCGGCGTCGAGCGCCCGGACGAGGTCGCGGTCGTGCGTCACCGCGACGATCGCGGTACCCGCGTCGGCGAGCGCACCGAGGTGCTGCACGACGGACTCCCACGTGGCGCGGTCCTGACCGGACGTCGGCTCGTCGAGGACGACGACCGGCGGACTGCTCGCGACGACCGCGGCGATCGCGAGCCGCCGTTGCTCGCCGCCGGACAGGGTGAACGGGTTCGCGTCCGCGAGGTGGGCGAGGCCGAACTCGTCGAGCAGCTCGGCGACCCGTTCGTCGACGCCGTCCTGGTCGAGGGCTCGTGGGCCGGCGGCGAGTTCCTCGCGGACGGTCCGTGCGACGAACTGGTGCTCGGGGTCCTGGAACACCGTGCCGATCCGCGCCGCGAGGGCCCGGCTCGACCACGCGTGCGGGGCGGTGCCGGCGCCGGCGTCCCCGGCGAGCTCGGGTGCGGCCGTCAGCGTGCCGTCCGTGGGACGGAGGAGTCCGGCGAGCGTCAGGCCGAGCGTCGACTTGCCGATGCCGTTCGGCCCCGTGACGGCGACGACGTTCCCGGACCGCACCGCGAGGTCGATGCCCCTCCCGACGGGCTGTCGCCGGCCGCGCGCCGTCCCGAGGCGTGCGGCGCGGAGGAGTTCCGTCGGGGTTCCGGGACGGTCGTGCCGGACGCTCCCCCGGCCGGGCTCCGCACCGGGCACCCACACCCCGGCAGCGGTCAGCGCGGCTCCGTGCGTCGCGAGCACCGTGTCGGGAGCCCCGTCCGCGACCACCCCACCGCCCGGTTCGAGCAGCACGAGCCGGTCGACGAGGTCGAGCCAGGTGCCGATCCGGTGCTCGACGACCAGGAGGGTCGCCCCGGTGGCGTCGAGCAGGGAACGGACGGCGGCGTGGACCTGCTCGACGCCGGACGGGTCGAGGTTGGCGCAGGGTTCGTCGAGCACGAGGGCGCCGGGTTGCATGGCGAGCACCCCGGCCAGAGCGAGTCGCTGCCGCTGCCCGCCGGAGAGCTGCGCGGTGCTGCGGTCGAGCGGCAGGTCGAGGCCGACGACCTCCAAGGCGTCCCGGACACGTTCCCAGGTCTCCGCGCGCGGCACGCCGGCGTTCTCGCAGCCGAACGCCACGTCGTCGCCGATGCGCGACATGACCGTGTGCGCCTCGGGGTCCTGCATGACGAGGCCGACCCGGCCGCGGGCGTCGCGCGGGTCGGTGCCGTCGACGAGCAGCGTGCCCTCCACCTCGGCGGCGGCGTCGTCGGTCGCATCGGGCTCGTCCGGGAGCACGGCGGCCACGGCTCGGAGGAGCGTGGACTTCCCGGCGCCGGACGGTCCGACGACCGCCACCCGTTCGCCGGGCTCGACGACGAGGTCGACGCCGCGGACCGCCCACTCGGCGCGTTCCGGGTACCGCCAGCCCCAGCCCGCGAACGCGATCCGGGTGCCGCTGGTCACCGGTCGGCGCGCCGGTTGTGCTCGCGTCCGGCGGCGAAGGACGACAGCACACCGGTGCGGGCGAGTGCCCGGACCAGGAACCACGAGCCGACCCCGGCGATCACCGCGCCGGAGATGACCGCGCAAACGATGTAGACGACCTTGAACCCGAGCGCGTAGCCGGGGTACCAGAGGATCGAGTCGTTGATGCCGAGCGCGAGGCCGGCGGCGGCCCCGGCGAGCGCGACGACCGGCAGGCGGTACACGCGGTACAGGAACAGTGCCAGGACCAGTTCGGCGCCGAGGCCCTGCACGAGTCCGGCCTCGAGCGTGCCCCAGCCCCACTGGGTACCGAAGAGGGCCTCGACGGACGCGGCGACGATCTCGCCGTAGAGCGCGGCGCCGGGCTTCCGGACGACGATGGCGACGACGGGCCCGGCGAGCAGCCAGACACCGCCGAACAGCGCCTGGGTGCCCGGGAGCAGGAGCTTCATCGCCGCGCTGAGGGGCTCGTAGGGGAACTCCCAGACCCTGAAGACGACGCCGAGCGCGACGGCGAGGACGCTCGCCACGACGATGTCGACGACCCGCCAGCGCAGCGAGCGCCTGGGGGCCGGGACCGTCTGGCCGGTGGACGGAACGGTTGACTGGATGCGCGAAGGCATGGTGGTGACTCCTCCCTGCGCCGGCATGATCCGGATCAGGTTCGACGGTCGGAGCGCCGTTCGCTCCCTCTCAGCCCGGTGACCGGACTCCCGTGTGTGTGCCAGCAGTGTACTGCGCGCTGCGCTCGCGTTGCGCGTGGTGCGCATGAGACGGCCTGGAGGCACGTGGCGGGCTCGCCACGTGCCTCCAGGCCGTCGTCCGCTACTTCTTGAGGACCCGCACCAGCTTGCGGAGGACCGTGCCGGTCACCCAGATCACCGGGATGCTCACCGCGAGCAGCGAGATGAGGTTCGGCTCGAACTCGAGGTCCTTGCCGGGGCGCCGGACGTAGGCGCCGACCGGGATCGAGGTGCCGCCACCGCCACCGCCGCCGCCGTTCTCGTCGTCCCCGCCGCCGCCGAAGCCGAACCAGGCGATGGAGACCGGGATGAGCGTCTGGTCGCCGACCTCGACGGGCTCCCCGTAGTTCGTGCTGACCCCGGCGGGGCGCACCTTGTCTGCGATCTGCGTCACGATGTTGGCCATGCGCGCGAGGCTACTCGGCGCTCCCTCCACAGGCGGGCGAGCACGGGGTGTTCATCCACCGCTGGGGCTTGTCTGCGGACGTGGAGGGGTGGCGCCGATATGTTGGCGCAACCCACACCTGGAGGACCGCTTGCACACCTGGCCCGGCAACCCGTACCCGCTCGGCGCGACCTACGACGGCAGCGGCACGAACTTCGCCCTGTTCAGCGAGACCGCGGACCGCGTGGAGCTCTGCCTCTTCGACGAGGACGGCACCGAGGAGTGCGTCGACCTCGTCGAGGTGGACGCCTACGTGTGGCACGCCTACCTGCCGAACATCGGGCCGGGGCAGGAGTACGGCTTCCGCGTGCACGGCCCGTACGACCCGGCGAACGGCCTGCGCGCGAACCCGAACAAGCTGCTGCTCGACCCGTACGCGAAGGCGACGAGCGGCGACATCGACTGGGACCAGGCGCTGTTCTCGTACACGTTCGGCGACCCGGACTCCACGGACGACCAGGACTCGGCGCCGCACATGATGAAGGGCGTCGTGATCAACCCGTTCTTCGACTGGCAGGGCGACCGCGCACCGCGGATCCCCTACGGCGAGACGGTCATCTACGAGGCACACGTCAAGGGGCTCACCGAGACCCACCCGGACGTGCCCGAGGAGCAGCGCGGCACGTACGCGGGCGTCGCGCACCCGGCCGTGATCGCGCACCTGCAGCGCCTCGGGGTGACCACGCTCGAACTCATGCCCGTGCACCAGTTCGTGAACGACTCGACCCTGCAGGAGAAGGGGCTGTCGAACTACTGGGGCTACAACACCATCGGGTTCTTCGCCCCGCACTCGCACTACTCGTCCTCGGGCGACCGCGGGCAGCAGGTGCAGGAGTTCAAGGCGATGGTGCGCGAACTGCACCGCGCGGGCATCGAGGTCGTCCTCGACGTGGTCTACAACCACACGGCAGAGGGCAACCACCTCGGGCCGACGCTGTCCTTCCGCGGGATCGACAACGCCGCCTACTACCGCCTCGTCGAGGACGACAAGCGGTACTACATGGACACCACGGGCACGGGCAACTCGCTCAACGTCGGGCACCCGCACTCGCTGCAGCTCATCATGGACTCCCTGCGGTACTGGGTGACGGAGATGCACGTCGACGGGTTCCGCTTCGACCTCGCGGCCGCCCTCGCGCGGGAGTTCTACGAGGTCGACCGGCTCGCGGCGTTCTTCGAACTGGTCCAGCAGGACCCGATCGTCTCGCAGGTGAAGCTCATCGCCGAGCCGTGGGACGTGGGGCCGGGCGGCTACCAGGTCGGCAACTTCCCGCCGCAGTGGTCGGAGTGGAACGGCAAGTACCGCGACACCGTGCGTGACTTCTGGCGCGGGGAGCCCTCGACGCTCGGCGAGTTCGCGTCGCGGATCTCCGGCTCGGCGGACCTCTACGAGCACGACGGCCGGACGCCCAAGGCGAGCATCAACTTCATCACCGCGCACGACGGCTTCACGCTGTACGACCTCGTCGCCTACAACGAGAAGCACAACGAGGCCAACGGCGAGGACAACAACGACGGCGAGAGCCACAACCGGTCGTGGAACTCCGGGGTCGAGGGTCCGACCGACGACCCGGAGATCACCGCGCTGCGGCTCCAGCGGCGGCGGAACTTCCTCGCGACGCTGCTGCTCAGCCAGGGCGTGCCGATGATCGCGCACGGCG
This is a stretch of genomic DNA from Curtobacterium sp. 458. It encodes these proteins:
- a CDS encoding ECF transporter S component, translated to MPSRIQSTVPSTGQTVPAPRRSLRWRVVDIVVASVLAVALGVVFRVWEFPYEPLSAAMKLLLPGTQALFGGVWLLAGPVVAIVVRKPGAALYGEIVAASVEALFGTQWGWGTLEAGLVQGLGAELVLALFLYRVYRLPVVALAGAAAGLALGINDSILWYPGYALGFKVVYIVCAVISGAVIAGVGSWFLVRALARTGVLSSFAAGREHNRRADR
- a CDS encoding ATP-binding cassette domain-containing protein — encoded protein: MTSGTRIAFAGWGWRYPERAEWAVRGVDLVVEPGERVAVVGPSGAGKSTLLRAVAAVLPDEPDATDDAAAEVEGTLLVDGTDPRDARGRVGLVMQDPEAHTVMSRIGDDVAFGCENAGVPRAETWERVRDALEVVGLDLPLDRSTAQLSGGQRQRLALAGVLAMQPGALVLDEPCANLDPSGVEQVHAAVRSLLDATGATLLVVEHRIGTWLDLVDRLVLLEPGGGVVADGAPDTVLATHGAALTAAGVWVPGAEPGRGSVRHDRPGTPTELLRAARLGTARGRRQPVGRGIDLAVRSGNVVAVTGPNGIGKSTLGLTLAGLLRPTDGTLTAAPELAGDAGAGTAPHAWSSRALAARIGTVFQDPEHQFVARTVREELAAGPRALDQDGVDERVAELLDEFGLAHLADANPFTLSGGEQRRLAIAAVVASSPPVVVLDEPTSGQDRATWESVVQHLGALADAGTAIVAVTHDRDLVRALDADEVVLAADGVTRVSAARSDDATAATAPGVPR
- the glgX gene encoding glycogen debranching protein GlgX; translated protein: MHTWPGNPYPLGATYDGSGTNFALFSETADRVELCLFDEDGTEECVDLVEVDAYVWHAYLPNIGPGQEYGFRVHGPYDPANGLRANPNKLLLDPYAKATSGDIDWDQALFSYTFGDPDSTDDQDSAPHMMKGVVINPFFDWQGDRAPRIPYGETVIYEAHVKGLTETHPDVPEEQRGTYAGVAHPAVIAHLQRLGVTTLELMPVHQFVNDSTLQEKGLSNYWGYNTIGFFAPHSHYSSSGDRGQQVQEFKAMVRELHRAGIEVVLDVVYNHTAEGNHLGPTLSFRGIDNAAYYRLVEDDKRYYMDTTGTGNSLNVGHPHSLQLIMDSLRYWVTEMHVDGFRFDLAAALAREFYEVDRLAAFFELVQQDPIVSQVKLIAEPWDVGPGGYQVGNFPPQWSEWNGKYRDTVRDFWRGEPSTLGEFASRISGSADLYEHDGRTPKASINFITAHDGFTLYDLVAYNEKHNEANGEDNNDGESHNRSWNSGVEGPTDDPEITALRLQRRRNFLATLLLSQGVPMIAHGDELGRTQSGNNNVYAQDSAISWIDWEHADDDLVQFTADVVKLRHDHPTFRRTRYFNGRPVRRGEGEPLPDVVWLTPSGEAMDPEDWDSGFGKSVGMYLNGDGIRGRDARGERVSDVAFITYFNAHDGVVTFTLPPEEYAPGWTVRIDTADPGAREEVLDAGTALDVPARSMIVLREEPDHEVRTTPVDATSTEPSTPKNPAGAPAPSDEGTR